One window of the Runella slithyformis DSM 19594 genome contains the following:
- a CDS encoding CopG family transcriptional regulator: MNTKDQTINFRVDDSTKQLLKDLAQELHLKESEFIRKAIVGFKELTGQVQAAALDREIIQEQEAQLKQLRYLLEGYEKNETFTTLFKNIKGHTIEGKKICSKSDLIELLAKSAAVEIVEATSETEEATVSISPVVLQAHVTPETVEEPITRQHIMDFLKRNWLWLVGMGLAVAAFVFWRWTTTMKLRPKIIQYSPSKSEETLLAA, translated from the coding sequence ATGAATACTAAAGATCAAACTATCAATTTTCGAGTGGATGATTCCACTAAACAACTCCTTAAAGATCTCGCTCAGGAGTTACACCTCAAGGAAAGCGAGTTTATCCGCAAAGCCATTGTCGGCTTTAAAGAGTTGACCGGTCAGGTACAGGCCGCTGCCCTGGACAGGGAAATAATTCAGGAGCAGGAAGCACAACTAAAGCAACTCCGTTACCTGCTGGAAGGGTATGAAAAAAATGAAACCTTTACCACACTCTTCAAAAACATCAAGGGTCATACTATTGAGGGTAAAAAAATCTGTTCTAAGTCCGATCTGATTGAATTACTGGCCAAGAGTGCTGCGGTAGAAATAGTGGAAGCAACTTCGGAAACAGAAGAAGCAACGGTCTCAATCTCTCCCGTTGTATTACAGGCGCACGTAACGCCCGAAACTGTTGAAGAGCCCATTACCCGCCAACACATTATGGATTTCTTAAAACGAAATTGGCTATGGTTAGTGGGAATGGGTTTGGCAGTTGCAGCCTTTGTCTTCTGGAGATGGACCACAACAATGAAGTTGCGGCCAAAAATCATCCAATATTCCCCTTCAAAATCAGAAGAAACCCTGTTGGCGGCCTGA
- a CDS encoding DUF6371 domain-containing protein, translating into MPYQFEKHPKKKGKCPSCGDPKSFRYYEKDGVRLSEEFGKCERANSCGHHAKPNLPSFSTTISSVNVGSDSSTLLPDVYKQEQYKTWNENQESALHVYCQSLGITKKHLSKHSVGTDQKGKTVFLLKNEKKEIVNAKWILYKSDGHRDKAFTSHSLKQPPDGKKYGMCLYGEDLLDPEKQKTVIVVESEKTKVIASFFYPQFDWVACGSANGLTDTKINPLKGRKVIWLCDADKAGRQDASSIKNLEKHGIDFEVIDLFPEQNDGYDIADAIGDKLRPDILSGARLTRGKPKPDIYTPNRHQYSTVDYRKDGTIWVLGKKNWENVANFHLFIKYCTEDENQLITWVLELRPKNGDTVFLEVEHDDFCSSKRMKNLITAKQLSFKANDDHLSEIHAHLFALKDFSKAVKINRFGLHPESELFLFANHAVTPLGQIISPDEFGIVSYQDWCISIPRTNTNKRHRFTLSDHPIKFNDWFNLFLGAHLKENAFLPACFYIMSLFRDIAVYQNGFSPILYAKGPAGTGKSSIIRSLTYLFGFKQDDINLKSKNTDAALIKLMSQSSNTCLWMDEFVNNLPQEGLLQAAYDNTGYHKTAENSRNKTDTESIDIHSALMLTSNYLPQNPIFFSRCLFIPIESQQKTKNQIIAFTRLSELQENGLGMITVELLKHRALIKESYSAAYTTLYNRLKACFINERLPERLFANMALTMACAFVLTCEGHIALCEYTDREDILDEFTEIGRKYISRQHNIQNDTSMLSEFFGTLQVMFDQHLIHEGIHFRFDGPLLYLRTPLIYTIFMEKYRRIYYKEAPDRDSIFQEILQMEAPRTEKEVIKTIRFRQPEKNENKAPTQAVTNSLSITYEYIKSKYDLDLINRQPKNF; encoded by the coding sequence ATGCCCTACCAATTTGAAAAACACCCTAAAAAGAAAGGCAAATGCCCTTCCTGCGGTGACCCTAAAAGTTTTCGCTATTATGAAAAAGACGGTGTCCGACTCAGTGAAGAATTCGGAAAGTGTGAAAGAGCCAATAGCTGTGGGCACCATGCTAAGCCTAATTTACCGTCGTTTTCAACTACCATTTCATCGGTAAATGTCGGCTCAGACTCCTCAACACTATTACCTGATGTTTACAAACAGGAGCAATACAAGACATGGAATGAGAATCAGGAAAGCGCACTCCATGTCTACTGTCAATCACTGGGAATCACCAAAAAGCACCTATCAAAACACAGTGTAGGCACCGATCAGAAAGGCAAGACCGTCTTCCTGCTTAAAAACGAGAAAAAGGAAATAGTAAATGCCAAATGGATACTCTACAAATCCGATGGACACCGTGATAAGGCTTTTACCAGTCATTCATTAAAACAACCTCCCGATGGCAAAAAGTATGGCATGTGCCTCTATGGAGAAGACTTATTAGACCCCGAAAAGCAAAAGACGGTCATTGTGGTAGAATCGGAAAAAACCAAGGTTATCGCATCGTTTTTCTACCCTCAATTTGATTGGGTGGCCTGCGGTTCCGCCAACGGCTTGACAGATACCAAAATTAATCCATTAAAAGGGCGAAAAGTAATATGGCTGTGCGATGCTGATAAGGCCGGCAGACAGGATGCTTCAAGTATCAAAAACTTAGAGAAACACGGAATTGATTTTGAGGTCATTGACCTGTTTCCCGAACAAAATGACGGTTATGACATTGCCGACGCTATTGGTGACAAACTGCGGCCCGATATTCTCTCTGGGGCACGATTAACACGGGGAAAGCCAAAGCCGGATATTTATACACCAAATCGACACCAATACAGTACGGTTGATTATCGAAAGGATGGAACTATTTGGGTGTTAGGAAAGAAAAATTGGGAGAATGTTGCCAATTTTCACTTATTCATTAAATACTGCACTGAGGATGAAAATCAATTGATTACTTGGGTATTGGAGCTGCGCCCCAAAAATGGGGATACCGTTTTTTTGGAAGTGGAGCACGACGATTTTTGCTCGTCCAAACGAATGAAAAACCTGATTACGGCAAAACAGCTCAGTTTTAAAGCCAATGACGATCATTTATCAGAAATTCATGCCCATCTCTTCGCCTTAAAAGACTTCTCCAAAGCCGTTAAAATTAATCGGTTTGGCCTTCATCCTGAATCAGAATTGTTTTTGTTTGCCAACCATGCCGTAACGCCACTGGGACAGATCATCAGTCCTGACGAGTTTGGTATTGTGTCATATCAGGATTGGTGTATTTCAATTCCACGCACCAATACTAACAAAAGGCATCGTTTTACGCTGTCGGACCATCCGATTAAGTTCAATGATTGGTTTAATCTCTTCCTGGGCGCACACTTAAAGGAGAATGCATTTCTACCGGCATGTTTTTATATTATGTCGCTCTTTAGGGACATTGCAGTGTATCAAAACGGTTTCTCTCCTATACTTTATGCGAAGGGCCCCGCCGGTACAGGTAAGAGCAGCATCATCCGAAGCCTGACGTATCTTTTTGGTTTTAAGCAGGACGATATTAATCTTAAATCTAAAAATACCGATGCAGCGCTGATAAAACTCATGAGCCAATCGTCCAACACCTGCCTGTGGATGGATGAATTTGTGAATAACCTGCCTCAGGAAGGATTATTACAGGCGGCCTATGACAATACAGGCTACCATAAAACGGCGGAAAACAGCCGTAATAAAACAGATACGGAGAGTATTGATATTCATTCCGCTTTAATGCTGACCAGCAACTACCTCCCTCAAAATCCCATCTTTTTTTCCCGCTGCCTTTTTATCCCCATCGAATCACAACAAAAAACAAAAAATCAAATTATCGCTTTCACCCGGTTATCTGAGCTTCAGGAAAATGGTCTGGGAATGATCACGGTTGAATTACTGAAACACAGGGCATTGATTAAAGAATCTTATTCCGCTGCGTATACAACCCTGTATAATCGACTGAAAGCATGTTTCATCAATGAACGACTGCCTGAACGTCTGTTTGCCAACATGGCTCTAACGATGGCCTGTGCTTTTGTTTTGACTTGCGAAGGGCATATAGCGCTTTGTGAGTACACTGATAGAGAAGACATATTGGACGAGTTTACCGAGATCGGAAGAAAATACATAAGCCGCCAACATAACATTCAGAATGACACTTCAATGCTCTCTGAATTTTTTGGTACGCTGCAAGTGATGTTTGACCAACATCTAATTCATGAAGGGATTCATTTTAGGTTTGACGGCCCGCTTCTTTATCTTCGTACACCTTTGATTTATACAATTTTCATGGAGAAATATCGTCGAATTTATTACAAAGAAGCACCCGATAGAGACAGCATTTTTCAGGAAATTCTGCAAATGGAGGCTCCAAGAACCGAAAAAGAGGTCATAAAGACAATTCGTTTCCGTCAACCCGAAAAAAACGAAAACAAGGCACCAACACAAGCAGTAACAAATTCTCTTTCAATAACTTACGAATATATAAAATCAAAATACGATTTAGATCTTATCAACAGACAACCCAAAAATTTTTAA
- a CDS encoding transposase, which translates to MIDDFFFERSRERIKSLQSNGQRPLLLWDESKIEKSESWFLEGLCSVESSKGKRLTKIRKGFYKPPTQRICVPGFHWTATLLSALGQTPSVCQMSWWTSRGKYQEVGTNIIFRMLKKLHKTIGSSVLHVLDRGYANAWTIEWMNEFKQDFLVRWKKTHLLCHSEKGTKQTHLLARSFKAVGRKMLRDNQRKISKYVTIAYTQVTHADFKDKSLWLIIVRDKKSLQPPMYLLTSIAITNTRLAWEMCHSYMHRWNIEQTFRCSKAELGMESPRLWFWENRLKLLAIVALVYDFLLMLLRNWSHWIPLFLRHWCHRTGNRYRNASIPIYRLRLAISHVLYTACCACQTSG; encoded by the coding sequence TTGATTGATGACTTTTTCTTTGAACGTAGCCGTGAGCGAATTAAGTCCTTACAATCCAATGGTCAACGTCCTTTACTGCTGTGGGATGAGAGTAAGATTGAAAAGAGTGAATCATGGTTTTTGGAAGGCTTATGCAGTGTGGAAAGCAGTAAAGGCAAACGATTGACCAAAATAAGAAAAGGCTTTTATAAGCCACCTACTCAACGCATTTGTGTGCCCGGCTTTCATTGGACAGCTACCCTTTTGTCAGCTTTGGGACAAACTCCAAGTGTATGTCAGATGAGTTGGTGGACATCAAGGGGTAAATATCAGGAAGTAGGGACCAACATTATCTTTCGGATGCTCAAAAAGCTCCATAAAACCATTGGAAGCAGCGTTCTGCATGTGTTAGACCGAGGTTATGCCAATGCCTGGACGATTGAATGGATGAATGAGTTTAAACAGGACTTTTTAGTTCGTTGGAAGAAAACACATCTATTATGCCATTCTGAAAAAGGAACCAAACAGACTCATTTATTAGCTCGCTCTTTCAAAGCAGTGGGGCGTAAAATGCTTCGTGATAACCAACGCAAAATCAGTAAGTATGTCACGATCGCTTACACACAGGTCACTCACGCTGATTTCAAAGATAAATCCCTATGGCTCATTATCGTACGTGACAAAAAAAGTTTACAGCCCCCTATGTATCTGCTAACCTCCATTGCCATTACCAATACTCGATTGGCTTGGGAGATGTGTCATTCTTATATGCATCGCTGGAATATAGAGCAAACCTTTAGATGTAGTAAAGCCGAATTGGGTATGGAGTCACCCAGGCTTTGGTTCTGGGAAAATAGACTCAAATTACTTGCTATTGTAGCATTAGTCTATGATTTTCTGCTGATGTTATTGAGAAATTGGAGCCATTGGATTCCGCTTTTTCTCAGACATTGGTGCCATAGAACAGGAAATCGGTACCGAAACGCTTCGATACCGATTTACAGATTAAGACTCGCCATCTCCCACGTGCTTTACACTGCTTGTTGCGCTTGCCA
- a CDS encoding ATP-binding protein, with amino-acid sequence MKIKEIIQQPEGRRLEFKEVLPTVSDLAKTIVAFANDAGGEIFIGIRNEPRELIGIPEEELMNVEERISNLIHDHCYPVIVPDISFHGDEGIHFIRIQVFRGSNFPYYLKIKGKLEGTYIRVGSSNRQADAEIIAELERQKRNISFDSELIHDLTPSDFSIEPFKAFFREKTNETLDEIALKKLGLLKEYHGKWLPTNAFVLFSDYASRKEFFPYAKIECARFKGTTSEEFIDQKTLDEGIAIQAEAAYEFILRHINKGATVKGVYTQGRWEYPVVAIREAIRNAVVHRDYSLTGKDIKVAIYDDMVEITSPGKLMPSIDFSDLEARQSDIRNKVIAPIFKKMGIIDQWGNGLKLIADEMKAYPDIEFRWSEKGLQFQVQFSKRDFILLPQQELQQELQQKLQQELQQNTLYSLVLKTIGEKTLTTKAISEALGQKEISGQLSKVIKVLLNDKLLVRTMPDKPNHPDQSLKLTQTGALFLKLMGSR; translated from the coding sequence ATGAAAATTAAAGAAATCATACAGCAGCCGGAAGGTCGCAGATTGGAATTTAAAGAAGTATTACCTACAGTTTCCGATTTGGCTAAAACTATTGTGGCTTTTGCTAACGACGCCGGTGGTGAAATATTTATCGGTATACGTAACGAACCAAGGGAATTGATAGGCATTCCCGAAGAGGAGTTGATGAATGTGGAAGAAAGAATCAGCAACCTAATCCACGATCATTGTTACCCTGTTATCGTGCCTGATATTTCTTTTCATGGCGATGAAGGTATTCATTTTATTCGCATACAAGTTTTCAGAGGAAGCAATTTTCCTTATTATCTCAAAATAAAAGGGAAATTAGAGGGTACATATATCAGGGTAGGATCCAGTAATCGACAAGCTGATGCTGAAATTATCGCTGAACTTGAAAGGCAAAAAAGAAATATTTCATTTGATAGTGAGTTAATTCATGATTTAACTCCATCTGATTTTTCTATTGAACCATTCAAGGCTTTTTTTAGAGAAAAGACCAACGAAACCTTGGATGAAATAGCCCTAAAAAAACTGGGATTACTCAAAGAATATCATGGCAAATGGCTACCAACCAACGCTTTTGTACTTTTCTCAGACTATGCTTCCCGAAAAGAGTTTTTTCCATACGCCAAAATAGAATGTGCTCGCTTTAAGGGGACTACCTCTGAGGAGTTTATTGATCAAAAAACATTGGATGAAGGAATTGCGATTCAGGCCGAAGCGGCTTACGAATTTATCCTTCGGCACATTAACAAAGGGGCTACGGTGAAGGGAGTTTATACGCAAGGCCGTTGGGAATACCCGGTAGTTGCTATCCGAGAAGCAATCAGAAATGCCGTAGTGCATCGTGACTATTCTTTAACGGGAAAAGACATCAAAGTAGCTATTTATGATGATATGGTCGAAATAACCAGCCCCGGTAAATTGATGCCTTCAATTGATTTTTCCGATTTGGAAGCCCGCCAATCAGATATTCGTAATAAAGTCATTGCTCCTATTTTTAAGAAAATGGGAATTATTGACCAATGGGGAAACGGCTTGAAGCTTATTGCTGATGAGATGAAAGCATATCCCGACATTGAATTCAGATGGTCTGAAAAAGGGCTGCAATTTCAGGTACAGTTCAGTAAAAGAGACTTTATACTACTGCCACAGCAGGAGTTGCAGCAGGAGTTGCAGCAGAAGTTACAGCAGGAGTTGCAGCAGAATACGTTATACAGTTTGGTTTTAAAGACAATAGGAGAAAAAACATTAACTACTAAAGCAATATCAGAAGCGCTGGGTCAAAAAGAAATATCAGGCCAATTAAGTAAAGTTATTAAGGTACTTTTAAATGATAAGTTACTGGTAAGAACCATGCCCGATAAACCTAATCACCCTGATCAAAGTCTTAAATTGACACAAACAGGTGCATTATTTTTGAAATTAATGGGCTCCCGTTGA
- a CDS encoding site-specific integrase, producing the protein MKVAYKLVFNRKKELEKKGKALVQIQAYLNGARRYFSTQFYLTEKEWDKKENNAKDPYTARLIRAEITKLENFEMSRQNIDKPFQLSDFDNFLESLKPVKKVEKLNFTDFYRQQLTKQPQLSKATIVTHTVTFNNLCLFKKQVEFEELTYSFLQEFDIFLRNQVIHVNSTKTKHTNTIEKYHRHLRKYINLAIVHDLIPEGKNPYKKFKLITEPTVAIFLLPEERKRLEALEFTSNQKEMEMARDMFLFGCYTGLRHCDTYALTREKIHFTESGMSLKYQAIKTGKWDHKSLSLLFDGAPAQIITKYLPQRNKVRIFKGMSSQKVNKLLKIIAVMADVDPKLYFKASRDTFGTNLYMLSGDAKLVQLQLQHSKREQTDKYVHAIEQVQNEALKKIFKQNSSPSNDGGNESGQD; encoded by the coding sequence ATGAAAGTAGCCTACAAATTGGTGTTCAATCGAAAAAAAGAATTGGAAAAAAAAGGAAAGGCTTTGGTTCAAATCCAAGCGTACCTAAACGGAGCAAGACGCTATTTCTCAACTCAATTTTACTTAACAGAGAAAGAGTGGGACAAAAAAGAAAATAATGCCAAGGACCCTTACACTGCCAGATTGATCCGAGCTGAAATCACTAAGCTTGAAAACTTTGAAATGAGCCGACAGAATATTGATAAGCCATTTCAGCTCTCCGACTTTGATAATTTTCTTGAATCCTTAAAACCGGTTAAAAAGGTTGAAAAGTTGAATTTTACAGATTTTTATCGCCAGCAGCTCACAAAACAACCTCAGTTGAGTAAAGCAACAATTGTTACTCACACTGTTACCTTCAATAATCTGTGTTTGTTTAAAAAACAGGTAGAGTTTGAAGAGTTGACTTATTCGTTCTTACAGGAGTTTGATATTTTCCTACGAAATCAAGTAATCCATGTCAATTCTACTAAGACAAAACATACTAATACCATTGAGAAATACCATCGTCATCTGCGTAAATACATCAACTTAGCTATTGTACATGACTTAATTCCTGAAGGAAAGAATCCCTACAAAAAGTTCAAGTTAATCACTGAACCTACAGTTGCCATTTTTTTGCTTCCTGAAGAACGAAAACGTTTGGAAGCACTTGAATTCACTTCTAACCAGAAAGAAATGGAAATGGCTAGGGATATGTTTCTTTTCGGATGTTATACAGGCTTGAGGCATTGTGACACCTACGCTCTTACCAGAGAAAAAATTCATTTTACGGAATCAGGGATGAGCTTAAAATATCAAGCCATAAAAACCGGCAAGTGGGATCATAAGTCACTATCTCTTTTGTTTGACGGTGCACCCGCTCAAATAATCACAAAATACCTTCCTCAAAGAAATAAAGTAAGGATTTTCAAAGGGATGTCCAGCCAAAAAGTAAATAAGCTGTTGAAAATTATTGCAGTTATGGCGGATGTTGACCCAAAATTGTATTTTAAAGCATCAAGAGATACCTTTGGAACAAATCTTTACATGCTGTCGGGAGATGCTAAACTGGTTCAGTTACAACTTCAGCACAGCAAACGGGAGCAAACAGATAAGTATGTTCATGCAATAGAACAAGTTCAAAATGAAGCCCTCAAAAAAATCTTTAAACAAAACAGCTCACCTTCCAATGACGGAGGAAATGAGTCAGGACAAGATTAA
- a CDS encoding Nif3-like dinuclear metal center hexameric protein: MTLVKDIARYLEQIAPLSYQESYDNAGLIVGNPQMTVTGVLVTLDSTEAVVEEAVAKGCNLIVAHHPIVFKGLKKLTGRNYVERTIIKAIKHDIAIYAIHTNLDHVAGGVNSMIAERLGLQNVRILAPKSDVLLKLVSFVPEGATQKVLDALYEAGAGAIGNYDHCSFRVNGTGTFRPNEAAQPYIGSAEIDESVTENRIEVLFPAHMEGKVLDTLKKAHPYEEVAYYISTLRNQHQEVGAGAVGELPKAMTGEAFLTYLKDSMGLKMIRHTALVSDTVQKVAVCGGAGGFLLPDAIGAQADVFVTADYKYHEFFDADGRILICDIGHYESEVYTKELLQRYLSKKFVNFATILSETNTNPVFYRS; this comes from the coding sequence ATGACGCTTGTCAAAGATATTGCCCGTTATTTAGAACAAATCGCCCCGCTTTCGTATCAGGAATCGTACGATAATGCGGGGTTGATCGTCGGAAATCCGCAAATGACCGTGACCGGTGTATTGGTAACGCTGGATTCGACGGAAGCGGTGGTGGAAGAGGCCGTGGCTAAAGGGTGCAATCTGATCGTGGCGCATCACCCGATTGTCTTTAAAGGACTCAAAAAATTGACCGGACGCAATTACGTGGAACGAACAATCATCAAAGCCATCAAACATGACATTGCCATTTATGCCATCCATACCAATTTAGACCACGTGGCCGGGGGCGTAAATTCCATGATCGCCGAGCGACTCGGGTTACAAAACGTCCGAATATTGGCTCCGAAATCGGATGTACTTTTAAAATTGGTTAGTTTTGTTCCCGAAGGAGCTACCCAAAAGGTATTGGATGCGCTTTATGAAGCGGGCGCAGGGGCCATCGGCAATTACGATCATTGCAGTTTTCGGGTAAACGGTACCGGTACGTTTCGGCCCAATGAAGCGGCGCAGCCGTATATCGGAAGTGCGGAGATCGACGAATCGGTGACTGAAAATCGCATTGAGGTACTTTTTCCGGCACACATGGAGGGAAAAGTGCTGGATACGCTTAAAAAAGCACATCCGTACGAAGAAGTAGCGTATTATATTTCGACCCTGCGAAATCAGCATCAGGAAGTGGGAGCGGGGGCCGTGGGTGAATTGCCGAAAGCGATGACAGGCGAGGCGTTTTTGACGTACTTGAAAGACAGCATGGGCCTGAAAATGATCCGACATACGGCATTGGTGAGCGATACTGTCCAAAAAGTGGCCGTGTGTGGCGGAGCCGGCGGGTTTCTGCTTCCGGATGCCATCGGTGCCCAAGCGGATGTCTTTGTGACGGCCGATTATAAGTACCACGAATTTTTTGATGCCGACGGTCGCATTCTTATCTGCGATATCGGGCATTATGAAAGTGAAGTTTACACAAAAGAATTATTACAACGATATTTGTCGAAAAAATTCGTTAATTTTGCGACAATTTTGTCGGAAACTAATACAAATCCGGTCTTTTACCGCTCTTGA
- a CDS encoding zinc ribbon domain-containing protein, with translation MELTVAQKLDLLLKLQEIDSQLDDIKKIRGDLPEEVRDLEDDIAGFETRIGKFNSEISALEDEISRYKAAKKDAEKLIARYKEQQMNVRNNREYDAITKEMELQSLEIELAEKKSREADYKVKAKKEEISATDALLKERREDLKAKKQELDVITSESHEDEKKLLEKRDLQATKVEDRLYKSYTKIRNNSGNGLGVVTVRRGACGGCFNVVPPQRQADIREKKKIIVCEHCGRIFADVDTEYK, from the coding sequence ATGGAACTGACAGTCGCGCAGAAACTGGACTTGCTCCTTAAATTGCAAGAAATTGACTCTCAATTAGATGACATCAAAAAAATCCGCGGCGACTTGCCCGAAGAAGTAAGAGATTTAGAAGATGACATTGCAGGATTTGAAACCCGCATCGGGAAGTTCAACAGCGAAATCAGCGCTCTTGAAGATGAAATCAGTCGTTACAAAGCCGCCAAGAAAGATGCGGAAAAACTGATCGCCCGCTATAAGGAGCAGCAGATGAACGTTCGTAATAACCGTGAATACGACGCTATCACCAAAGAAATGGAACTTCAATCCCTCGAAATCGAGCTTGCCGAGAAAAAATCGCGTGAGGCTGATTACAAGGTGAAGGCCAAAAAAGAAGAAATCAGCGCTACAGACGCTCTCCTCAAAGAACGTCGTGAAGACTTGAAAGCCAAGAAGCAGGAATTGGACGTGATCACGTCGGAAAGCCATGAAGACGAGAAGAAGCTGTTGGAAAAACGCGATCTCCAGGCTACGAAAGTAGAAGACCGTCTGTATAAATCCTATACAAAGATCCGAAACAACTCCGGTAACGGCCTTGGTGTCGTAACGGTACGTCGCGGTGCGTGCGGCGGTTGTTTCAACGTCGTGCCTCCTCAGCGTCAGGCCGATATTCGTGAAAAGAAAAAAATCATCGTTTGCGAACACTGCGGACGTATTTTTGCCGATGTAGATACTGAATATAAGTAA